One genomic window of Polyangium aurulentum includes the following:
- a CDS encoding tyrosine-type recombinase/integrase, whose protein sequence is MAVFPLRLIAASPLPRGFLPKVGAGKAKGWIYPDEDARLLASVEAPLAWRVFYGFLHREGLRRSEAARLTWRDFDLERGSVTLDENKTDDPRAWALSPGVAAALRAWREVRAREGAEVGDDALVFVDEQGEEIGENHAAERYREHLRAAGITRPVLFEKSKARQPIRLHDTRATFITIALANGKSEAWVQDRTGHRSSVMINRYRRVARTAAELGLGELEGLCKVIPEL, encoded by the coding sequence ATGGCCGTCTTCCCGCTCCGCCTCATTGCCGCGAGCCCCCTGCCCCGCGGCTTCCTGCCCAAGGTGGGGGCCGGCAAGGCGAAGGGGTGGATATACCCGGACGAGGATGCGCGGCTGCTCGCGTCGGTCGAGGCGCCGCTCGCATGGCGCGTCTTTTATGGGTTCCTCCATCGCGAAGGGCTGCGCCGGAGCGAGGCCGCGCGGCTGACGTGGAGGGACTTCGATCTCGAGCGCGGGTCGGTGACGCTCGATGAGAACAAGACGGATGACCCGCGCGCGTGGGCGCTATCGCCCGGCGTGGCGGCGGCGTTGCGGGCGTGGCGGGAGGTGCGGGCGCGGGAGGGGGCGGAAGTGGGGGATGATGCGCTCGTCTTTGTCGATGAGCAGGGGGAGGAGATCGGGGAGAACCACGCGGCGGAGCGGTATCGGGAGCACCTGCGTGCGGCGGGGATCACGCGGCCGGTGCTGTTCGAGAAGAGCAAGGCGCGGCAGCCGATCCGGCTGCATGACACGCGGGCGACGTTCATCACGATCGCACTGGCGAACGGGAAGAGCGAGGCGTGGGTGCAGGATCGGACGGGGCACAGGTCGAGTGTGATGATCAATCGGTACAGGCGGGTGGCGAGAACGGCGGCGGAGTTGGGGCTGGGGGAACTGGAGGGGCTATGTAAGGTGATTCCCGAGTTGTAG